One genomic region from Bactrocera tryoni isolate S06 chromosome 3, CSIRO_BtryS06_freeze2, whole genome shotgun sequence encodes:
- the LOC120771752 gene encoding uncharacterized protein LOC120771752 isoform X1: MFSGFRTPLRLRWPKLERAKRRNKEERETMIVFVYDTECLKDEADDPVEAVLYFHPSWVSDTQKVALCGQLMGTSYFLKDCFCKPKIMALQNGKFVLKEFGRFTLAVGTDRNISDYLLEKRADLLASLVKFFHRDLQSLFDQFPQQAQYKNLSEKLYHIFETYLPILQRNGHIFQNVPKLRMPKTASNIFLDAIQTLQCCQQTTGILGGAVLYHNKVVASQLGDTITKQLVLTDPLHIRTTAEQIHITDFHIPNGVQMLVVYVDVKQYNRLAADAQRAQTLQTTQLSQGLFPFQYVKRKLKRDKSLIFTHIPEESSTAGGAAGELAEEEKDVGQTLTAVRSKSLLIRPTHLPLRVRNGMGSSKELPESGIASINFDETDSYPEFIGRTSVCSTPMTENKVLQVGNIMSICANPEDESNSNKQKIQGTNRRNSVKFDFEKFFQNFIANPNKQMERRNSFTDLQDSLKKISKKLSLKQFSHSFKSDVNRNGSISGIEVMESPDFIENDDDVEVEQNSDNSDENNGTSRTITDPTYPVFNENGQPISRSLFQEFIEKYYRLWADNGSGTGSAKKEVEIAQLIEEFKEFDNELKKLDESLCRQDLGDNCNSTQLKTDRNLNTEPATVMTKAKTPIDKKSLSLPLKPLADAAANNERELPFVIANRKQTGGVPLTPLMAKLSVLALNEEHNCSGAWDANAVEIQTPLNTSKVFSRRNSLICDDAVDALATLSTNTQSTRNGLKRLELYMCGQQNMTLLLLMEEGTARQQPVVQKMFDVCVAKFPHMELHLNQMLNVNVEGDKRDGAYSFMSIDAKWDTLERNGPWNPMELNILECMHQELQPNDEISNLILRSHDAVYYGYKSGRSEFFYKEAAHSTNGIPPPSDPMGNVAMRAKTHLERDHSYILF, from the exons atgttcagTGGTTTCCGTACGCCTTTACGTTTGCGTTGGCCTAAACTGGAGCGGGCCAAGAGAAGAAACAAGGAGGAAAG gGAGACAATGATTGTCTTCGTCTATGACACAGAATGTCTCAAGGACGAAGCAGATGATCCGGTGGAAGCAGTTCTCTACTTTCACCCAAGTTGGGTATCAGACACACAGAAAGTGGCACTTTGTGGGCAACTAATGGGTACATCGTACTTCCTAAAAGACTGTTTCTGCAAACCGAAAATTATGGCTTTGCAAAACGGTAAATTTGTGTTAAAGGAATTTGGCAGATTTACCTTG GCTGTCGGCACGGACCGCAACATCTCAGATTATTTACTCGAAAAACGTGCTGATTTGCTTGCCTCtcttgtgaaattcttccatcGTGATTTGCAAAGTCTCTTTGATCAGTTTCCACAACAAGCGCAATATAAGAATCTCTCCGAAAAGCTATATCACATTTTCGAAACATATCTGCCGATTTTGCAACGTAACGGACATATTTTCCAAAACGTACCCAAGCTGCGTATGCCGAAG ACGGCAAgcaatatatttttggatgCCATACAAACATTACAGTGCTGTCAGCAGACCACGGGCATATTGGGCGGCGCCGTACTTTACCATAACAA AGTGGTTGCGTCTCAATTGGGCGATACCATAACTAAGCAGCTTGTATTAACGGATCCGTTGCACATACGCACTACCGCCGAACAGATACACATCACTGATTTTCACATACCCAACGGCGTACAAATGCTAGTGGTTTATGTGGATGTCAAACAATATAACCGATTAGCAGCAGATGCGCAGCGCGCTCAAACATTACAGACCACACAACTGTCACAGGGTCTGTTTCCGTTTCAGTATGTGAAACGTAAACTGAAACGCGATAAATCGTTAATTTTCACCCACATACCAGAGGAGAGCAGCACCGCCGGCGGTGCGGCAGGTGAACTTGCGGAGGAGGAGAAGGATGTGGGGCAAACACTCACTGCAGTACGTTCAAAATCATTGCTGATACGCCCCACACACTTGCCTTTGCGTGTTCGCAACGGTATGGGCAGTTCGAAAGAGCTGCCTGAATCAGGCATTGCTTCGATAAATTTCGATGAGACTGATTCGTATCCGGAATTTATTGGACGTACTAGTGTGTGTTCCACACCAATGACCGAGAATAAAGTTCTGCAAGTAGGGAACATTATGTCTATCTGTGCTAATCCAGAG GATGAGAGCAACTCGAATAAGCAGAAAATACAAGGTACCAACCGACGGAATTCGGTAAAATTTGACTTTGAgaaattctttcaaaatttcattgctAATCCCAATAAGCAAATGGAGCGGCGCAACTCTTTCACCGACTTGCAAGATTCACTCAAGAAGATCTCGAAGAAATTATCACTCAAACAATTTTCGCATAGCTTTAAGTCTGACGTCAATCGCAATGGCAGCATTAGCGGCATTGAGGTCATGGAATCTCCTGATTTTATCGAGAATGACGATGATGTTGAAGTGGAGCAAAATTCCGACAACTCTGATGAGAATAATGGCACATCCCGCACCATAACCGATCCTACCTATCCCGTTTTCAATGAGAATGGTCAACCAATTTCGCGTAGCCTCTTCCAAGAGTTCATAGAAAAATACTACCGCTTGTGGGCGGATAATGGCAGCGGTACTGGCAGCGCCAAAAAGGAGGTAGAAATCGCACAACTCATTGAGGAATTCAAGGAGTTCGATAATGAGCTTAAAAAACTAGACGAATCGCTGTGCCGTCAGGACCTCGGCGATAATTGCAATAGCACACAACTCAAAACCGATCGTAACTTGAATACTGAACCAGCCACCGTGATGACAAAAGCGAAAACACCAATTGATAAGAAATCACTTAGCCTTCCACTGAAGCCACTCGCCGATGCAGCAGCCAACAATGAGCGTGAACTGCCGTTTGTTATAGCGAATCGTAAGCAAACTGGTGGTGTGCCACTCACACCGCTCATGGCCAAACTCTCTGTGTTGGCGTTGAATGAGGAGCACAACTGCAGCGGTGCTTGGGATGCCAACGCTGTGGAAATTCAAACGCCACTAAACACGTCTAAAGTATTCTCGCGTCGCAACTCCTTGATATGTGACGATGCTGTGGATGCCTTAGCGACATTGTCTACAAACACACAGTCCACAAGGAATGGTTTGAAGCGACTGGAGTTGTACATGTGTGGCCAGCAAAATATGACCCTGCTGCTGTTAATGGAGGAGGGAACGGCGCGCCAGCAGCCCGTTGTGCAGAAAATG TTCGATGTTTGTGTTGCTAAATTTCCGCATATGGAATTGCATTTAAATCAAATGCTCAATGTCAATGTGGAAGGCGATAAGCGTGACGGCGCCTACAGTTTCATGAGTATCGATGCGAAATGGGATACGTTGGAGCGTAATGGACCATGGAATCCGATGGAATTGAACATACTCGAATGTATGCATCAAGAATTGCAGCCAAACGATGAGATCTCTAACTTGATTTTGAG ATCACACGATGCAGTTTACTATGGCTACAAGTCTGGTCGTTCTGAATTCTTTTACAAAGAAGCCGCACATTCCACCAACGGCATACCGCCACCCTCCGATCCCATGGGCAATGTAGCGATGCGCGCCAAAACGCATCTGGAACGTGATCattcatacattttattttaa
- the LOC120771752 gene encoding uncharacterized protein LOC120771752 isoform X3: protein MAKETMIVFVYDTECLKDEADDPVEAVLYFHPSWVSDTQKVALCGQLMGTSYFLKDCFCKPKIMALQNGKFVLKEFGRFTLAVGTDRNISDYLLEKRADLLASLVKFFHRDLQSLFDQFPQQAQYKNLSEKLYHIFETYLPILQRNGHIFQNVPKLRMPKTASNIFLDAIQTLQCCQQTTGILGGAVLYHNKVVASQLGDTITKQLVLTDPLHIRTTAEQIHITDFHIPNGVQMLVVYVDVKQYNRLAADAQRAQTLQTTQLSQGLFPFQYVKRKLKRDKSLIFTHIPEESSTAGGAAGELAEEEKDVGQTLTAVRSKSLLIRPTHLPLRVRNGMGSSKELPESGIASINFDETDSYPEFIGRTSVCSTPMTENKVLQVGNIMSICANPEDESNSNKQKIQGTNRRNSVKFDFEKFFQNFIANPNKQMERRNSFTDLQDSLKKISKKLSLKQFSHSFKSDVNRNGSISGIEVMESPDFIENDDDVEVEQNSDNSDENNGTSRTITDPTYPVFNENGQPISRSLFQEFIEKYYRLWADNGSGTGSAKKEVEIAQLIEEFKEFDNELKKLDESLCRQDLGDNCNSTQLKTDRNLNTEPATVMTKAKTPIDKKSLSLPLKPLADAAANNERELPFVIANRKQTGGVPLTPLMAKLSVLALNEEHNCSGAWDANAVEIQTPLNTSKVFSRRNSLICDDAVDALATLSTNTQSTRNGLKRLELYMCGQQNMTLLLLMEEGTARQQPVVQKMFDVCVAKFPHMELHLNQMLNVNVEGDKRDGAYSFMSIDAKWDTLERNGPWNPMELNILECMHQELQPNDEISNLILRSHDAVYYGYKSGRSEFFYKEAAHSTNGIPPPSDPMGNVAMRAKTHLERDHSYILF from the exons ATGGCTAA gGAGACAATGATTGTCTTCGTCTATGACACAGAATGTCTCAAGGACGAAGCAGATGATCCGGTGGAAGCAGTTCTCTACTTTCACCCAAGTTGGGTATCAGACACACAGAAAGTGGCACTTTGTGGGCAACTAATGGGTACATCGTACTTCCTAAAAGACTGTTTCTGCAAACCGAAAATTATGGCTTTGCAAAACGGTAAATTTGTGTTAAAGGAATTTGGCAGATTTACCTTG GCTGTCGGCACGGACCGCAACATCTCAGATTATTTACTCGAAAAACGTGCTGATTTGCTTGCCTCtcttgtgaaattcttccatcGTGATTTGCAAAGTCTCTTTGATCAGTTTCCACAACAAGCGCAATATAAGAATCTCTCCGAAAAGCTATATCACATTTTCGAAACATATCTGCCGATTTTGCAACGTAACGGACATATTTTCCAAAACGTACCCAAGCTGCGTATGCCGAAG ACGGCAAgcaatatatttttggatgCCATACAAACATTACAGTGCTGTCAGCAGACCACGGGCATATTGGGCGGCGCCGTACTTTACCATAACAA AGTGGTTGCGTCTCAATTGGGCGATACCATAACTAAGCAGCTTGTATTAACGGATCCGTTGCACATACGCACTACCGCCGAACAGATACACATCACTGATTTTCACATACCCAACGGCGTACAAATGCTAGTGGTTTATGTGGATGTCAAACAATATAACCGATTAGCAGCAGATGCGCAGCGCGCTCAAACATTACAGACCACACAACTGTCACAGGGTCTGTTTCCGTTTCAGTATGTGAAACGTAAACTGAAACGCGATAAATCGTTAATTTTCACCCACATACCAGAGGAGAGCAGCACCGCCGGCGGTGCGGCAGGTGAACTTGCGGAGGAGGAGAAGGATGTGGGGCAAACACTCACTGCAGTACGTTCAAAATCATTGCTGATACGCCCCACACACTTGCCTTTGCGTGTTCGCAACGGTATGGGCAGTTCGAAAGAGCTGCCTGAATCAGGCATTGCTTCGATAAATTTCGATGAGACTGATTCGTATCCGGAATTTATTGGACGTACTAGTGTGTGTTCCACACCAATGACCGAGAATAAAGTTCTGCAAGTAGGGAACATTATGTCTATCTGTGCTAATCCAGAG GATGAGAGCAACTCGAATAAGCAGAAAATACAAGGTACCAACCGACGGAATTCGGTAAAATTTGACTTTGAgaaattctttcaaaatttcattgctAATCCCAATAAGCAAATGGAGCGGCGCAACTCTTTCACCGACTTGCAAGATTCACTCAAGAAGATCTCGAAGAAATTATCACTCAAACAATTTTCGCATAGCTTTAAGTCTGACGTCAATCGCAATGGCAGCATTAGCGGCATTGAGGTCATGGAATCTCCTGATTTTATCGAGAATGACGATGATGTTGAAGTGGAGCAAAATTCCGACAACTCTGATGAGAATAATGGCACATCCCGCACCATAACCGATCCTACCTATCCCGTTTTCAATGAGAATGGTCAACCAATTTCGCGTAGCCTCTTCCAAGAGTTCATAGAAAAATACTACCGCTTGTGGGCGGATAATGGCAGCGGTACTGGCAGCGCCAAAAAGGAGGTAGAAATCGCACAACTCATTGAGGAATTCAAGGAGTTCGATAATGAGCTTAAAAAACTAGACGAATCGCTGTGCCGTCAGGACCTCGGCGATAATTGCAATAGCACACAACTCAAAACCGATCGTAACTTGAATACTGAACCAGCCACCGTGATGACAAAAGCGAAAACACCAATTGATAAGAAATCACTTAGCCTTCCACTGAAGCCACTCGCCGATGCAGCAGCCAACAATGAGCGTGAACTGCCGTTTGTTATAGCGAATCGTAAGCAAACTGGTGGTGTGCCACTCACACCGCTCATGGCCAAACTCTCTGTGTTGGCGTTGAATGAGGAGCACAACTGCAGCGGTGCTTGGGATGCCAACGCTGTGGAAATTCAAACGCCACTAAACACGTCTAAAGTATTCTCGCGTCGCAACTCCTTGATATGTGACGATGCTGTGGATGCCTTAGCGACATTGTCTACAAACACACAGTCCACAAGGAATGGTTTGAAGCGACTGGAGTTGTACATGTGTGGCCAGCAAAATATGACCCTGCTGCTGTTAATGGAGGAGGGAACGGCGCGCCAGCAGCCCGTTGTGCAGAAAATG TTCGATGTTTGTGTTGCTAAATTTCCGCATATGGAATTGCATTTAAATCAAATGCTCAATGTCAATGTGGAAGGCGATAAGCGTGACGGCGCCTACAGTTTCATGAGTATCGATGCGAAATGGGATACGTTGGAGCGTAATGGACCATGGAATCCGATGGAATTGAACATACTCGAATGTATGCATCAAGAATTGCAGCCAAACGATGAGATCTCTAACTTGATTTTGAG ATCACACGATGCAGTTTACTATGGCTACAAGTCTGGTCGTTCTGAATTCTTTTACAAAGAAGCCGCACATTCCACCAACGGCATACCGCCACCCTCCGATCCCATGGGCAATGTAGCGATGCGCGCCAAAACGCATCTGGAACGTGATCattcatacattttattttaa
- the LOC120771752 gene encoding uncharacterized protein LOC120771752 isoform X4 produces MIVFVYDTECLKDEADDPVEAVLYFHPSWVSDTQKVALCGQLMGTSYFLKDCFCKPKIMALQNGKFVLKEFGRFTLAVGTDRNISDYLLEKRADLLASLVKFFHRDLQSLFDQFPQQAQYKNLSEKLYHIFETYLPILQRNGHIFQNVPKLRMPKTASNIFLDAIQTLQCCQQTTGILGGAVLYHNKVVASQLGDTITKQLVLTDPLHIRTTAEQIHITDFHIPNGVQMLVVYVDVKQYNRLAADAQRAQTLQTTQLSQGLFPFQYVKRKLKRDKSLIFTHIPEESSTAGGAAGELAEEEKDVGQTLTAVRSKSLLIRPTHLPLRVRNGMGSSKELPESGIASINFDETDSYPEFIGRTSVCSTPMTENKVLQVGNIMSICANPEDESNSNKQKIQGTNRRNSVKFDFEKFFQNFIANPNKQMERRNSFTDLQDSLKKISKKLSLKQFSHSFKSDVNRNGSISGIEVMESPDFIENDDDVEVEQNSDNSDENNGTSRTITDPTYPVFNENGQPISRSLFQEFIEKYYRLWADNGSGTGSAKKEVEIAQLIEEFKEFDNELKKLDESLCRQDLGDNCNSTQLKTDRNLNTEPATVMTKAKTPIDKKSLSLPLKPLADAAANNERELPFVIANRKQTGGVPLTPLMAKLSVLALNEEHNCSGAWDANAVEIQTPLNTSKVFSRRNSLICDDAVDALATLSTNTQSTRNGLKRLELYMCGQQNMTLLLLMEEGTARQQPVVQKMFDVCVAKFPHMELHLNQMLNVNVEGDKRDGAYSFMSIDAKWDTLERNGPWNPMELNILECMHQELQPNDEISNLILRSHDAVYYGYKSGRSEFFYKEAAHSTNGIPPPSDPMGNVAMRAKTHLERDHSYILF; encoded by the exons ATGATTGTCTTCGTCTATGACACAGAATGTCTCAAGGACGAAGCAGATGATCCGGTGGAAGCAGTTCTCTACTTTCACCCAAGTTGGGTATCAGACACACAGAAAGTGGCACTTTGTGGGCAACTAATGGGTACATCGTACTTCCTAAAAGACTGTTTCTGCAAACCGAAAATTATGGCTTTGCAAAACGGTAAATTTGTGTTAAAGGAATTTGGCAGATTTACCTTG GCTGTCGGCACGGACCGCAACATCTCAGATTATTTACTCGAAAAACGTGCTGATTTGCTTGCCTCtcttgtgaaattcttccatcGTGATTTGCAAAGTCTCTTTGATCAGTTTCCACAACAAGCGCAATATAAGAATCTCTCCGAAAAGCTATATCACATTTTCGAAACATATCTGCCGATTTTGCAACGTAACGGACATATTTTCCAAAACGTACCCAAGCTGCGTATGCCGAAG ACGGCAAgcaatatatttttggatgCCATACAAACATTACAGTGCTGTCAGCAGACCACGGGCATATTGGGCGGCGCCGTACTTTACCATAACAA AGTGGTTGCGTCTCAATTGGGCGATACCATAACTAAGCAGCTTGTATTAACGGATCCGTTGCACATACGCACTACCGCCGAACAGATACACATCACTGATTTTCACATACCCAACGGCGTACAAATGCTAGTGGTTTATGTGGATGTCAAACAATATAACCGATTAGCAGCAGATGCGCAGCGCGCTCAAACATTACAGACCACACAACTGTCACAGGGTCTGTTTCCGTTTCAGTATGTGAAACGTAAACTGAAACGCGATAAATCGTTAATTTTCACCCACATACCAGAGGAGAGCAGCACCGCCGGCGGTGCGGCAGGTGAACTTGCGGAGGAGGAGAAGGATGTGGGGCAAACACTCACTGCAGTACGTTCAAAATCATTGCTGATACGCCCCACACACTTGCCTTTGCGTGTTCGCAACGGTATGGGCAGTTCGAAAGAGCTGCCTGAATCAGGCATTGCTTCGATAAATTTCGATGAGACTGATTCGTATCCGGAATTTATTGGACGTACTAGTGTGTGTTCCACACCAATGACCGAGAATAAAGTTCTGCAAGTAGGGAACATTATGTCTATCTGTGCTAATCCAGAG GATGAGAGCAACTCGAATAAGCAGAAAATACAAGGTACCAACCGACGGAATTCGGTAAAATTTGACTTTGAgaaattctttcaaaatttcattgctAATCCCAATAAGCAAATGGAGCGGCGCAACTCTTTCACCGACTTGCAAGATTCACTCAAGAAGATCTCGAAGAAATTATCACTCAAACAATTTTCGCATAGCTTTAAGTCTGACGTCAATCGCAATGGCAGCATTAGCGGCATTGAGGTCATGGAATCTCCTGATTTTATCGAGAATGACGATGATGTTGAAGTGGAGCAAAATTCCGACAACTCTGATGAGAATAATGGCACATCCCGCACCATAACCGATCCTACCTATCCCGTTTTCAATGAGAATGGTCAACCAATTTCGCGTAGCCTCTTCCAAGAGTTCATAGAAAAATACTACCGCTTGTGGGCGGATAATGGCAGCGGTACTGGCAGCGCCAAAAAGGAGGTAGAAATCGCACAACTCATTGAGGAATTCAAGGAGTTCGATAATGAGCTTAAAAAACTAGACGAATCGCTGTGCCGTCAGGACCTCGGCGATAATTGCAATAGCACACAACTCAAAACCGATCGTAACTTGAATACTGAACCAGCCACCGTGATGACAAAAGCGAAAACACCAATTGATAAGAAATCACTTAGCCTTCCACTGAAGCCACTCGCCGATGCAGCAGCCAACAATGAGCGTGAACTGCCGTTTGTTATAGCGAATCGTAAGCAAACTGGTGGTGTGCCACTCACACCGCTCATGGCCAAACTCTCTGTGTTGGCGTTGAATGAGGAGCACAACTGCAGCGGTGCTTGGGATGCCAACGCTGTGGAAATTCAAACGCCACTAAACACGTCTAAAGTATTCTCGCGTCGCAACTCCTTGATATGTGACGATGCTGTGGATGCCTTAGCGACATTGTCTACAAACACACAGTCCACAAGGAATGGTTTGAAGCGACTGGAGTTGTACATGTGTGGCCAGCAAAATATGACCCTGCTGCTGTTAATGGAGGAGGGAACGGCGCGCCAGCAGCCCGTTGTGCAGAAAATG TTCGATGTTTGTGTTGCTAAATTTCCGCATATGGAATTGCATTTAAATCAAATGCTCAATGTCAATGTGGAAGGCGATAAGCGTGACGGCGCCTACAGTTTCATGAGTATCGATGCGAAATGGGATACGTTGGAGCGTAATGGACCATGGAATCCGATGGAATTGAACATACTCGAATGTATGCATCAAGAATTGCAGCCAAACGATGAGATCTCTAACTTGATTTTGAG ATCACACGATGCAGTTTACTATGGCTACAAGTCTGGTCGTTCTGAATTCTTTTACAAAGAAGCCGCACATTCCACCAACGGCATACCGCCACCCTCCGATCCCATGGGCAATGTAGCGATGCGCGCCAAAACGCATCTGGAACGTGATCattcatacattttattttaa
- the LOC120771752 gene encoding uncharacterized protein LOC120771752 isoform X2, which yields MFSGFRTPLRLRWPKLERAKRRNKEERETMIVFVYDTECLKDEADDPVEAVLYFHPSWVSDTQKVALCGQLMGTSYFLKDCFCKPKIMALQNGKFVLKEFGRFTLAVGTDRNISDYLLEKRADLLASLVKFFHRDLQSLFDQFPQQAQYKNLSEKLYHIFETYLPILQRNGHIFQNVPKLRMPKTASNIFLDAIQTLQCCQQTTGILGGAVLYHNKVVASQLGDTITKQLVLTDPLHIRTTAEQIHITDFHIPNGVQMLVVYVDVKQYNRLAADAQRAQTLQTTQLSQGLFPFQYVKRKLKRDKSLIFTHIPEESSTAGGAAGELAEEEKDVGQTLTAVRSKSLLIRPTHLPLRVRNGMGSSKELPESGIASINFDETDSYPEFIGRTSVCSTPMTENKVLQVGNIMSICANPEDESNSNKQKIQGTNRRNSQMERRNSFTDLQDSLKKISKKLSLKQFSHSFKSDVNRNGSISGIEVMESPDFIENDDDVEVEQNSDNSDENNGTSRTITDPTYPVFNENGQPISRSLFQEFIEKYYRLWADNGSGTGSAKKEVEIAQLIEEFKEFDNELKKLDESLCRQDLGDNCNSTQLKTDRNLNTEPATVMTKAKTPIDKKSLSLPLKPLADAAANNERELPFVIANRKQTGGVPLTPLMAKLSVLALNEEHNCSGAWDANAVEIQTPLNTSKVFSRRNSLICDDAVDALATLSTNTQSTRNGLKRLELYMCGQQNMTLLLLMEEGTARQQPVVQKMFDVCVAKFPHMELHLNQMLNVNVEGDKRDGAYSFMSIDAKWDTLERNGPWNPMELNILECMHQELQPNDEISNLILRSHDAVYYGYKSGRSEFFYKEAAHSTNGIPPPSDPMGNVAMRAKTHLERDHSYILF from the exons atgttcagTGGTTTCCGTACGCCTTTACGTTTGCGTTGGCCTAAACTGGAGCGGGCCAAGAGAAGAAACAAGGAGGAAAG gGAGACAATGATTGTCTTCGTCTATGACACAGAATGTCTCAAGGACGAAGCAGATGATCCGGTGGAAGCAGTTCTCTACTTTCACCCAAGTTGGGTATCAGACACACAGAAAGTGGCACTTTGTGGGCAACTAATGGGTACATCGTACTTCCTAAAAGACTGTTTCTGCAAACCGAAAATTATGGCTTTGCAAAACGGTAAATTTGTGTTAAAGGAATTTGGCAGATTTACCTTG GCTGTCGGCACGGACCGCAACATCTCAGATTATTTACTCGAAAAACGTGCTGATTTGCTTGCCTCtcttgtgaaattcttccatcGTGATTTGCAAAGTCTCTTTGATCAGTTTCCACAACAAGCGCAATATAAGAATCTCTCCGAAAAGCTATATCACATTTTCGAAACATATCTGCCGATTTTGCAACGTAACGGACATATTTTCCAAAACGTACCCAAGCTGCGTATGCCGAAG ACGGCAAgcaatatatttttggatgCCATACAAACATTACAGTGCTGTCAGCAGACCACGGGCATATTGGGCGGCGCCGTACTTTACCATAACAA AGTGGTTGCGTCTCAATTGGGCGATACCATAACTAAGCAGCTTGTATTAACGGATCCGTTGCACATACGCACTACCGCCGAACAGATACACATCACTGATTTTCACATACCCAACGGCGTACAAATGCTAGTGGTTTATGTGGATGTCAAACAATATAACCGATTAGCAGCAGATGCGCAGCGCGCTCAAACATTACAGACCACACAACTGTCACAGGGTCTGTTTCCGTTTCAGTATGTGAAACGTAAACTGAAACGCGATAAATCGTTAATTTTCACCCACATACCAGAGGAGAGCAGCACCGCCGGCGGTGCGGCAGGTGAACTTGCGGAGGAGGAGAAGGATGTGGGGCAAACACTCACTGCAGTACGTTCAAAATCATTGCTGATACGCCCCACACACTTGCCTTTGCGTGTTCGCAACGGTATGGGCAGTTCGAAAGAGCTGCCTGAATCAGGCATTGCTTCGATAAATTTCGATGAGACTGATTCGTATCCGGAATTTATTGGACGTACTAGTGTGTGTTCCACACCAATGACCGAGAATAAAGTTCTGCAAGTAGGGAACATTATGTCTATCTGTGCTAATCCAGAG GATGAGAGCAACTCGAATAAGCAGAAAATACAAGGTACCAACCGACGGAATTCG CAAATGGAGCGGCGCAACTCTTTCACCGACTTGCAAGATTCACTCAAGAAGATCTCGAAGAAATTATCACTCAAACAATTTTCGCATAGCTTTAAGTCTGACGTCAATCGCAATGGCAGCATTAGCGGCATTGAGGTCATGGAATCTCCTGATTTTATCGAGAATGACGATGATGTTGAAGTGGAGCAAAATTCCGACAACTCTGATGAGAATAATGGCACATCCCGCACCATAACCGATCCTACCTATCCCGTTTTCAATGAGAATGGTCAACCAATTTCGCGTAGCCTCTTCCAAGAGTTCATAGAAAAATACTACCGCTTGTGGGCGGATAATGGCAGCGGTACTGGCAGCGCCAAAAAGGAGGTAGAAATCGCACAACTCATTGAGGAATTCAAGGAGTTCGATAATGAGCTTAAAAAACTAGACGAATCGCTGTGCCGTCAGGACCTCGGCGATAATTGCAATAGCACACAACTCAAAACCGATCGTAACTTGAATACTGAACCAGCCACCGTGATGACAAAAGCGAAAACACCAATTGATAAGAAATCACTTAGCCTTCCACTGAAGCCACTCGCCGATGCAGCAGCCAACAATGAGCGTGAACTGCCGTTTGTTATAGCGAATCGTAAGCAAACTGGTGGTGTGCCACTCACACCGCTCATGGCCAAACTCTCTGTGTTGGCGTTGAATGAGGAGCACAACTGCAGCGGTGCTTGGGATGCCAACGCTGTGGAAATTCAAACGCCACTAAACACGTCTAAAGTATTCTCGCGTCGCAACTCCTTGATATGTGACGATGCTGTGGATGCCTTAGCGACATTGTCTACAAACACACAGTCCACAAGGAATGGTTTGAAGCGACTGGAGTTGTACATGTGTGGCCAGCAAAATATGACCCTGCTGCTGTTAATGGAGGAGGGAACGGCGCGCCAGCAGCCCGTTGTGCAGAAAATG TTCGATGTTTGTGTTGCTAAATTTCCGCATATGGAATTGCATTTAAATCAAATGCTCAATGTCAATGTGGAAGGCGATAAGCGTGACGGCGCCTACAGTTTCATGAGTATCGATGCGAAATGGGATACGTTGGAGCGTAATGGACCATGGAATCCGATGGAATTGAACATACTCGAATGTATGCATCAAGAATTGCAGCCAAACGATGAGATCTCTAACTTGATTTTGAG ATCACACGATGCAGTTTACTATGGCTACAAGTCTGGTCGTTCTGAATTCTTTTACAAAGAAGCCGCACATTCCACCAACGGCATACCGCCACCCTCCGATCCCATGGGCAATGTAGCGATGCGCGCCAAAACGCATCTGGAACGTGATCattcatacattttattttaa